In the genome of Bacillus sp. S3, one region contains:
- a CDS encoding discoidin domain-containing protein, giving the protein MKSLSRSLFGKSISVLLTILLILPSFLTGLSLEAKAGTEPIYTSSGSETAAFGPEKAFDGHYNRFTSKDSRWASTVGLASKEHPKWLQVEYPEAKTIQGFKIHWERKNVNTYSIQVSNDGVNFKNVYHSTDNKNQWIETIKLSNAETAKIVRLVITDFVSNSPSVEKDVDWATVSVYEFEVLESLEPVVVETDNVAIGKTATASNTEAGTRFVAGNTVDGDYNTRWSTDKANNVPRTLTIDLKALTQLQAVIIDWERTNIIAFNMTYSEDGTQYFPFYRQTQKSDIQRQTLNIPSPANARFLKLEITQYDGGTINWPNIGISEVEVYSTWNNEAPSEITSLEQITSLTVNEETRTLNIPKAANGEIAVVGSNALPVIDLEGNVFTPLTDKSVKVTLKLTKKDTKTESKEFTVSVDGVYNDEGKNKKPIVIPALQEWYGLEGTKSVDHSTALVVQEPAFQKAAEVFQQDLIDIEGLKLSMGTRDTNAIIFKKDTEGVYGEEGYGIEIQNNNIVVTAEEYTGAFYATRTLLQLLKQSDSNAIPNGLIRDYPKYKIRGFMLDVGRKFTDLDYLYEYVKNMSYYKLNDFQVHLNDNELEMHLYNSIEDAIENAHAGFRLESNIVGQNGVPLTSQDGYYTKQEFNQFISDAENYGVDIVPEFDTPGHALSMVKVRPDLYYKGQILNGKPPEEAAAMLDLSHPDTLPFIKSIYNEYLDGENPVFKNVPIHIGSDEYYGGAEAYRAYVDNMLKFVRDDKQRTVRLWGSLSNKSGATPVTSKDVQLQVWNTGWANPGQMLNQGYDIINIDDGQVYMVPRAGYYRDRLNPQTIYNSYQPNRFSNGTVVNESNPQFLGGMFALWNDKVGKLENGITPYDMFDRVFEAIPAIAQKNWGSDTTNVTYANFNEAAKKTGYAPNTNPKFDVKTVDSTVIDYDFTKGNKDNSKNGYDIVEKDNASLIDGLGLQLHGGKSYAKTGLSNLGPNAVLNVTLTLKDNNGPQILAEESHAGPNKTHATIYAVNKDGYVGYDYANRSYSFDYKLVSGKRTTLTFITELEKTRLFVNGEEIPLTPETSMPFNTLVLPLERIGSATDSVRGIISSFHVEKGKYVDPTRIDPKTMKITATSEETAQGDTTAEGPIKLAFDGNVNTFWHSKWSKNPPLPYEVNMELAEETELGKFVYTPRQSGDNGRIVKYRLQVSTDGETYEDAASGTWSNTPTVRTIDLNGVKAKFVRFIIEDGVGGFASAAEISLHSKSQAPKVTIDGLDEELKIAYNLGLITNKGILNSLLAKVDQIQKASGDEKQIQNGVKALVNEIQAQSGKHLDKTYAAQLLEIIAELK; this is encoded by the coding sequence TTGAAAAGTTTGTCACGAAGTTTATTTGGAAAATCGATTAGTGTGCTGCTTACTATTCTATTAATTCTACCATCGTTTTTGACAGGACTTTCGCTGGAAGCTAAAGCGGGCACGGAACCAATCTACACGTCATCAGGATCTGAAACCGCAGCATTTGGTCCGGAAAAAGCTTTTGACGGACATTATAATCGGTTTACGAGTAAGGATTCCAGATGGGCTAGCACAGTAGGATTGGCCTCAAAGGAACATCCTAAATGGCTTCAAGTGGAGTATCCCGAAGCAAAAACAATTCAAGGATTTAAAATTCATTGGGAAAGAAAAAATGTCAATACATACTCCATCCAGGTGTCCAATGATGGTGTAAACTTTAAAAATGTGTATCATTCTACGGATAATAAAAATCAATGGATAGAAACCATTAAACTGTCTAATGCCGAAACAGCTAAAATAGTTAGATTAGTCATCACGGATTTTGTATCGAATTCACCGAGTGTTGAAAAAGATGTGGATTGGGCAACTGTCTCCGTGTATGAGTTTGAGGTTTTAGAAAGCTTAGAGCCAGTTGTGGTTGAAACTGATAATGTGGCGATTGGGAAAACTGCAACCGCTTCAAATACGGAAGCGGGAACTCGCTTTGTCGCTGGTAATACTGTAGATGGTGACTACAATACACGTTGGTCCACCGATAAAGCTAACAATGTTCCAAGAACATTAACCATTGACCTCAAAGCCCTGACGCAACTTCAGGCAGTCATCATTGATTGGGAGCGAACAAATATTATTGCCTTCAACATGACTTATTCAGAGGATGGAACGCAATATTTTCCATTCTATCGACAGACACAAAAGTCCGACATTCAACGCCAAACACTAAACATTCCAAGCCCCGCGAATGCCAGATTTTTAAAACTAGAAATTACCCAATATGATGGCGGCACCATAAACTGGCCGAATATTGGCATCAGTGAAGTGGAAGTGTACTCCACTTGGAATAACGAAGCACCATCAGAAATCACTTCTCTTGAACAAATCACCTCCCTAACGGTAAATGAAGAAACAAGAACACTCAACATTCCAAAAGCGGCAAATGGGGAAATTGCGGTTGTGGGAAGCAACGCTTTACCTGTTATTGACTTGGAAGGAAACGTATTTACTCCATTAACAGATAAAAGTGTGAAAGTAACCCTGAAATTAACAAAGAAAGATACTAAAACCGAGTCAAAGGAATTTACTGTTTCTGTAGATGGAGTGTATAACGATGAAGGAAAAAATAAAAAGCCAATCGTCATCCCAGCGCTTCAAGAATGGTATGGTTTGGAGGGGACAAAATCAGTTGATCATTCAACTGCATTAGTGGTACAAGAACCTGCTTTCCAAAAGGCAGCAGAAGTTTTTCAACAGGATTTAATCGACATAGAGGGACTTAAACTATCGATGGGAACAAGAGACACCAATGCGATTATTTTCAAAAAGGATACAGAAGGTGTATACGGTGAAGAAGGCTATGGAATTGAAATTCAGAATAACAATATTGTCGTGACGGCGGAGGAGTATACCGGGGCTTTCTATGCAACCAGGACCCTGCTCCAACTCTTGAAACAAAGCGATTCGAATGCGATCCCAAATGGATTAATTCGCGATTATCCGAAGTATAAAATCCGTGGGTTCATGTTGGATGTTGGTCGTAAATTTACAGATCTTGATTATCTTTATGAGTATGTCAAGAATATGAGCTACTACAAATTGAATGACTTCCAAGTTCATTTAAATGACAATGAATTAGAAATGCATTTATATAACTCAATCGAAGATGCCATTGAAAATGCTCATGCCGGTTTCAGATTGGAGTCCAATATCGTTGGACAAAATGGGGTTCCGTTAACCTCACAAGATGGTTATTATACAAAGCAGGAATTTAATCAATTCATTTCCGATGCCGAGAATTATGGAGTGGATATTGTTCCCGAGTTTGATACACCGGGACACGCCTTGTCTATGGTAAAGGTAAGGCCCGATCTTTACTATAAAGGTCAAATTCTGAACGGCAAACCACCTGAAGAAGCGGCAGCCATGCTTGATTTATCCCATCCGGATACCTTGCCGTTTATTAAATCCATCTATAATGAGTACTTGGATGGTGAAAATCCAGTATTTAAAAACGTTCCTATCCATATTGGAAGTGATGAGTATTATGGAGGAGCAGAAGCCTATCGTGCCTATGTCGATAATATGTTGAAATTCGTTCGTGACGATAAACAGCGTACTGTACGCCTGTGGGGAAGCCTTTCGAATAAAAGCGGCGCTACACCAGTTACGTCTAAAGATGTACAATTGCAGGTTTGGAATACAGGCTGGGCTAATCCGGGGCAAATGCTCAATCAAGGATACGATATCATTAACATTGATGACGGCCAAGTTTATATGGTGCCAAGAGCAGGTTACTATAGGGATCGCTTGAATCCGCAAACCATTTACAATAGCTATCAGCCAAATAGGTTCTCCAATGGGACAGTTGTCAACGAATCGAACCCGCAATTCTTGGGAGGTATGTTCGCTTTATGGAATGACAAGGTTGGCAAACTTGAAAACGGAATTACTCCATATGATATGTTTGACCGCGTGTTTGAGGCAATACCGGCGATTGCACAAAAGAATTGGGGAAGCGATACGACAAATGTTACTTACGCAAACTTCAATGAGGCAGCGAAGAAGACAGGGTATGCTCCGAATACGAATCCAAAATTTGATGTGAAAACAGTTGATTCAACTGTTATCGATTATGATTTTACTAAAGGGAACAAGGACAATAGTAAAAATGGCTATGACATTGTAGAAAAAGATAATGCAAGTTTAATAGATGGACTGGGCCTACAATTACATGGCGGTAAGAGCTATGCGAAAACGGGTTTATCCAATCTAGGACCTAATGCTGTTCTGAATGTCACTTTGACATTGAAGGATAATAACGGCCCACAAATCTTGGCAGAAGAAAGCCATGCCGGACCGAATAAAACACATGCCACCATTTATGCCGTAAATAAAGATGGCTATGTAGGTTACGATTATGCAAACCGCTCCTATTCCTTCGATTACAAGTTAGTGAGTGGTAAAAGAACAACGCTCACATTTATAACAGAATTGGAGAAAACAAGATTATTTGTGAATGGTGAGGAAATACCACTAACACCAGAAACAAGCATGCCTTTCAATACGCTAGTTTTACCGCTTGAACGAATTGGCAGTGCAACGGATTCGGTTCGTGGGATCATTTCTTCCTTTCATGTAGAAAAAGGAAAATATGTGGACCCAACAAGAATCGACCCTAAAACAATGAAAATCACCGCCACAAGTGAAGAAACAGCCCAGGGAGACACGACTGCGGAAGGGCCGATTAAGCTTGCGTTTGATGGGAATGTAAACACTTTTTGGCACTCTAAATGGAGCAAAAATCCGCCGCTTCCATATGAAGTAAACATGGAGCTTGCTGAAGAAACTGAACTGGGCAAATTTGTCTATACACCTAGACAAAGCGGTGACAACGGACGTATAGTAAAATATCGTCTACAGGTCAGTACCGACGGGGAAACCTATGAAGATGCAGCTTCTGGAACTTGGAGCAACACCCCGACCGTTCGAACCATTGATTTAAACGGAGTGAAAGCAAAATTTGTCCGCTTTATTATTGAAGATGGTGTTGGCGGATTTGCAAGTGCAGCCGAAATCTCATTGCATTCTAAATCCCAAGCCCCTAAAGTGACGATAGACGGGTTAGATGAAGAACTAAAAATAGCCTATAATCTAGGGCTAATCACCAACAAAGGTATTCTTAACAGCCTTCTTGCCAAGGTTGACCAGATTCAAAAAGCTTCTGGAGACGAAAAACAAATCCAAAACGGCGTGAAAGCCTTGGTAAACGAAATTCAGGCTCAATCTGGCAAGCATCTTGACAAAACCTACGCTGCCCAATTGCTCGAGATCATTGCTGAATTAAAGTGA
- a CDS encoding IS256 family transposase has product MQNFGDMTIKELASQCETVDDIQAMIKGLFKETLQQVFEAEIENHLGYAKNDVRGNNSGNSRNGFKSKTIKSKFGETKLSIPRDRNGTYEPQIIKNYETSINGLEDQIIALYSKGVSTRDIEAHMKDIYGIDVSPSLVSKVTDKVLPMVVEWQTRLLDPVYPIVFLDAIHFKVKHENRIISKAAYTVLGINSEGVKDILGIWIGENESASFWLNVCQELKSRGVQDILIACKDGLSGFSEAINAAYPKTTIQSCVIHELRNNVKYVPNKDRKAVMDDLKKVYKAVTLEKAEIAFDEFKGTWGKKYPAVVKSWEANWLELTAFFSYPVEIRKLIYTTNTIEAFHRQLRKVTKTKTAYPTDNALKKIVYLATVGVTDKWTNPIPGWIECRQQFEIMFEGRLGK; this is encoded by the coding sequence ATGCAAAATTTTGGGGATATGACGATTAAGGAATTGGCTAGCCAATGTGAAACCGTGGATGATATTCAAGCCATGATTAAGGGCCTCTTTAAGGAAACTCTACAACAGGTTTTTGAAGCTGAAATCGAGAATCACCTCGGATATGCAAAAAATGACGTAAGAGGGAATAACTCGGGAAATAGTCGCAACGGGTTTAAATCGAAGACGATTAAATCCAAGTTTGGTGAGACTAAATTAAGCATCCCAAGGGATCGTAATGGAACATATGAACCTCAAATTATTAAAAATTACGAAACCTCAATCAATGGTTTAGAGGATCAAATTATTGCTCTTTATTCCAAAGGAGTGTCAACGAGGGACATCGAAGCACATATGAAGGATATTTACGGTATTGACGTTTCACCAAGCTTGGTGAGTAAGGTGACTGATAAAGTTTTACCCATGGTTGTTGAATGGCAGACCCGTCTACTAGACCCTGTTTATCCGATTGTGTTTTTAGATGCCATCCATTTCAAGGTGAAACATGAAAATAGGATCATCAGTAAAGCTGCTTACACGGTATTAGGCATCAATTCGGAAGGTGTTAAGGACATTCTTGGCATTTGGATTGGCGAAAACGAGAGTGCAAGTTTTTGGTTGAATGTGTGCCAGGAGTTAAAAAGTCGTGGTGTCCAGGACATCTTAATTGCCTGTAAGGACGGGCTTTCTGGCTTCTCTGAGGCAATCAACGCGGCCTATCCAAAGACCACTATTCAGTCGTGTGTTATTCATGAATTACGTAATAATGTTAAGTATGTTCCAAATAAAGACCGTAAGGCCGTTATGGATGATTTAAAGAAAGTCTATAAGGCTGTTACTCTTGAAAAGGCTGAAATTGCCTTTGACGAATTTAAGGGGACATGGGGCAAAAAATACCCTGCTGTTGTGAAATCTTGGGAGGCTAATTGGCTCGAACTTACTGCCTTCTTCTCGTACCCTGTAGAGATTAGGAAACTAATCTATACCACGAACACGATAGAAGCCTTCCATAGACAATTGAGAAAAGTCACGAAAACCAAGACCGCTTATCCTACCGACAATGCACTCAAAAAGATTGTATATCTGGCTACAGTGGGTGTTACGGATAAATGGACTAATCCTATTCCGGGTTGGATAGAATGTAGACAACAGTTTGAGATTATGTTTGAAGGGCGGCTTGGGAAGTAA
- a CDS encoding GNAT family N-acetyltransferase: protein MQLKSLDEVNINDFVAYCLKHRNEVDDSFLYDQDLEHFKFSSENPTYLVYSPANEVLAGVSLIIDDYHRRGRKGRFRIFHSEVDSREIYLLLWNALKPHLEGIDHVFMFVPFTNNQLVSRVEELGFQIERYTYVLVRQEKMTPSYQLPEGCQIRPFRPGLDEEIWCSVRNKSFATLKGSETPITPDMVSKMVLDKDYIDGGMLLLYHFDHPIGVIKGANDTYEGKPIMNIGPVAIDPDYQGKGLGRCLLRAALQMAKDKGYDQTILCVNTDNEGALALYLSESFIQVEGVICYTYNLIELS, encoded by the coding sequence GTGCAACTTAAGAGCCTTGATGAGGTAAATATTAATGATTTTGTTGCCTATTGTTTAAAGCATCGAAATGAGGTAGATGATTCTTTTCTTTATGACCAGGACTTGGAACATTTTAAGTTCAGTTCGGAAAACCCTACTTATCTAGTGTATAGTCCAGCCAATGAAGTCCTTGCCGGTGTCTCTTTGATTATTGATGATTACCATCGAAGGGGGAGAAAGGGACGGTTTCGCATCTTCCATTCAGAAGTTGATAGCCGGGAAATATACCTGCTTCTTTGGAACGCACTCAAACCGCATTTGGAAGGTATTGATCATGTGTTTATGTTTGTACCTTTCACAAATAACCAGCTGGTTAGTAGAGTTGAAGAGTTAGGGTTTCAAATTGAGCGCTATACGTACGTGCTCGTCAGGCAAGAAAAAATGACACCGTCCTATCAGCTTCCGGAGGGGTGTCAGATCAGACCTTTTAGGCCAGGGCTTGATGAGGAGATTTGGTGTTCAGTACGAAACAAAAGCTTTGCGACCTTAAAGGGAAGCGAAACGCCGATTACCCCAGATATGGTATCTAAAATGGTCTTGGACAAAGATTATATTGATGGGGGTATGCTCCTCCTCTATCACTTTGATCATCCAATAGGTGTGATTAAAGGGGCAAATGATACTTACGAGGGAAAGCCAATTATGAACATTGGGCCGGTTGCTATTGACCCTGATTATCAAGGAAAGGGACTGGGAAGGTGTCTTCTCCGGGCGGCACTTCAAATGGCAAAAGATAAAGGATATGATCAGACGATACTATGTGTGAATACTGATAATGAAGGGGCATTGGCTTTGTATCTTAGCGAAAGTTTTATCCAAGTAGAGGGTGTAATTTGTTACACGTATAACTTAATTGAATTATCGTGA
- a CDS encoding YjcZ family sporulation protein, whose translation MSEGYGHGSSFALIVVLFILLIIVGTQFMRGY comes from the coding sequence ATGTCAGAAGGATATGGACATGGCTCATCGTTTGCTTTAATCGTTGTTCTTTTCATCCTGTTGATTATTGTTGGTACACAATTTATGAGAGGTTACTAA
- a CDS encoding S8 family peptidase, with product MTIKKGFLAGALSLTLCASTVFASGAGVGHAQSVEKKYIVVFKDEAKLPTGYEDLLKKAGGQVQQRLEKLGAVEVSSSNPNFLKEVKNSSIVSDANVENKVYAEAPAVEATFSYEEATSVKPDLYEQNQWDIKQVTNNGESWTRPGGTGKSVSGEDIVVAVIDTGIDYTHPDLKANYAYGKSFVPGYSDPKDENGHGTHVAGSIAAKGRTLGVGPDLKVASYRVFGPTGEASTANIAEALMTAADDNVDVVNMSLGGYDWFQDPEYATKDIVADVQMFNRAINYAIKKGVTVVGSAGNNGVDISSPGKLSGDDKGATHRSPSNQNLIRVSAGGQLKNLAYYSNYGVGKIDVMAPGGDLGPNYNPETKEGRDNSYLCFATVPGGWGYKAGTSMAAPKVAALAGVIIAQHGKDQLNPAQVKHIILKSAEDVFKPGYDEKSGNGLINAVNALKY from the coding sequence ATGACAATCAAGAAAGGTTTTTTGGCAGGTGCACTTAGCTTAACATTATGCGCATCAACTGTATTTGCAAGTGGTGCAGGAGTAGGACATGCCCAATCAGTTGAAAAGAAATACATAGTAGTTTTTAAAGATGAGGCCAAACTTCCAACTGGTTACGAGGATTTACTAAAAAAAGCTGGTGGACAAGTTCAACAAAGGTTGGAAAAACTCGGGGCTGTTGAGGTATCCTCAAGCAATCCCAATTTCCTAAAAGAAGTTAAAAATTCTTCCATTGTATCTGATGCAAACGTAGAAAACAAAGTTTATGCTGAGGCACCAGCTGTAGAAGCAACGTTCTCCTATGAGGAAGCTACATCCGTTAAACCAGATTTATACGAACAGAATCAATGGGATATTAAACAAGTAACCAATAATGGAGAATCATGGACCCGTCCTGGGGGCACAGGTAAGTCAGTTTCAGGGGAAGATATTGTTGTAGCTGTTATTGATACAGGTATTGATTATACCCATCCAGATTTAAAAGCGAATTATGCCTACGGGAAATCATTTGTTCCTGGCTATTCTGATCCAAAGGACGAAAATGGTCATGGAACACATGTAGCAGGTTCAATCGCAGCAAAAGGAAGAACGTTGGGAGTAGGTCCTGACCTTAAAGTTGCGTCATATCGTGTCTTTGGCCCTACAGGAGAGGCTTCCACTGCAAATATCGCTGAAGCATTAATGACTGCTGCTGACGATAATGTCGATGTGGTAAATATGTCATTAGGCGGCTACGATTGGTTCCAGGACCCAGAATATGCAACGAAAGACATTGTAGCAGATGTACAAATGTTTAACCGTGCGATTAATTATGCCATCAAAAAAGGGGTTACTGTTGTAGGTTCTGCCGGGAATAATGGCGTTGATATTAGCAGCCCTGGTAAACTTTCTGGTGATGATAAAGGTGCTACACATCGAAGCCCGAGCAATCAGAACTTGATTAGAGTTTCTGCAGGCGGTCAATTGAAGAATCTAGCTTACTACTCAAACTATGGAGTAGGTAAAATTGATGTAATGGCTCCAGGTGGAGATTTAGGTCCTAACTATAATCCTGAAACAAAAGAGGGAAGAGATAATTCATATTTATGCTTTGCTACAGTTCCTGGCGGTTGGGGTTATAAAGCGGGAACTTCCATGGCTGCTCCAAAAGTTGCAGCACTTGCCGGAGTCATTATTGCCCAACATGGGAAGGATCAATTGAACCCCGCCCAAGTAAAACACATTATTCTGAAATCTGCAGAAGATGTATTCAAACCTGGATACGATGAAAAGTCCGGTAACGGATTAATTAATGCCGTTAATGCATTGAAATACTAA
- a CDS encoding lysozyme inhibitor LprI family protein, with amino-acid sequence MKNNIKILIGMISVVFVILLAACGKPSVESSAKLEKQSQNNNLSQKTKDDSSNDDSIENSSNTDAYNNDTNEKVDPSNNVPAKDEDSSNHNAAVSLKDEYLKKLNDTKKEMDEMKPTDSSTFAAKKVEGDRFDIWDGLLNEVYGVLKEQLSTEEMDQLKIEQRNWIKYRDNTALEASQKYKGGTQEHLEYVAVLANLTEDRCFQLVGDYME; translated from the coding sequence ATGAAAAATAATATAAAAATTTTAATAGGAATGATTTCTGTGGTATTTGTCATTTTGTTGGCTGCTTGTGGAAAACCATCTGTAGAGTCAAGTGCTAAGTTGGAAAAGCAGTCACAAAATAACAATTTATCTCAAAAAACAAAGGACGATTCTTCAAATGATGATTCGATAGAAAACTCCTCCAATACCGACGCCTACAATAATGACACAAACGAAAAAGTGGATCCATCAAACAATGTACCGGCAAAAGATGAAGACTCGTCGAATCATAATGCTGCAGTGAGTCTGAAGGATGAGTACCTTAAGAAATTAAATGATACGAAAAAAGAAATGGATGAAATGAAACCAACAGATTCATCAACATTCGCTGCGAAAAAAGTGGAAGGAGATCGATTTGATATTTGGGATGGATTGTTGAATGAAGTGTATGGAGTTCTAAAGGAGCAGCTTTCTACAGAAGAGATGGACCAATTGAAAATTGAACAACGAAATTGGATCAAATATAGAGATAATACTGCATTAGAGGCATCCCAAAAATATAAAGGCGGTACACAGGAACATTTAGAATATGTGGCTGTATTGGCAAATCTTACAGAAGATAGATGCTTTCAGTTGGTTGGAGATTATATGGAATAG
- a CDS encoding winged helix-turn-helix transcriptional regulator codes for MPNLGEKTFNCEKELTLAVIGGKWKMLILWHLGKEGTKRFGELKSLMPGITQRMLVSQLRELEDHLIVHREVYPVVPPKVEYSLTEYGRKLMPILEAMYEWGKNYIEHVLEKEPEPPSAVK; via the coding sequence ATGCCAAATTTAGGAGAGAAAACTTTTAATTGTGAAAAGGAATTAACGCTTGCCGTTATTGGCGGTAAGTGGAAAATGTTAATTTTATGGCATCTAGGCAAGGAAGGAACGAAACGATTTGGTGAATTAAAGTCCCTTATGCCAGGTATTACGCAAAGAATGCTTGTTAGTCAATTACGAGAACTGGAAGATCATTTAATCGTGCATCGAGAAGTTTACCCTGTCGTTCCACCGAAAGTGGAATATTCCTTGACTGAGTATGGAAGAAAACTTATGCCGATTTTAGAGGCTATGTATGAATGGGGCAAAAATTATATTGAGCATGTATTGGAAAAGGAACCTGAGCCTCCATCTGCTGTTAAGTAG
- the hxlA gene encoding 3-hexulose-6-phosphate synthase, which yields MKLQLALDLVDIPGAIEVVKEVEEYIDVVEIGTPVVINEGLKAVKEVKAAFPNLTVLADLKIMDAAGYEVSQASAAGADIITILGTAEDESIKGAVEEAKKQGKEILVDMIAVKDIAARAKELDELGADYICVHTGYDLQAVGKNSFEDLHTIKSVVKNAKTAIAGGIKLETLPEVIKEHPDLIIVGGGITSKEDKLATAREMQELIKQG from the coding sequence ATGAAATTACAATTAGCATTAGATCTTGTCGATATTCCAGGAGCCATTGAAGTAGTGAAAGAGGTAGAAGAGTACATTGATGTAGTAGAAATTGGTACACCCGTGGTAATCAATGAAGGTCTTAAAGCAGTAAAAGAAGTAAAAGCTGCATTTCCTAACTTAACTGTATTAGCTGACTTGAAAATTATGGATGCCGCTGGATATGAAGTAAGCCAAGCATCTGCTGCAGGTGCTGACATTATTACGATTCTTGGAACAGCGGAAGATGAGTCGATTAAAGGCGCAGTGGAAGAAGCGAAAAAACAAGGAAAAGAAATCCTTGTGGATATGATTGCAGTGAAAGACATTGCAGCCCGTGCGAAAGAATTGGACGAACTTGGTGCCGATTATATCTGCGTACACACAGGTTACGATCTGCAAGCCGTAGGAAAAAACTCCTTTGAAGATCTGCACACGATTAAGAGCGTTGTAAAAAATGCCAAAACGGCGATTGCCGGTGGAATCAAATTAGAAACACTTCCGGAAGTAATCAAAGAACACCCTGACCTCATTATTGTAGGCGGCGGTATCACAAGTAAAGAAGATAAACTAGCTACTGCACGTGAAATGCAGGAATTAATTAAACAAGGGTAA